A window of Campylobacter cuniculorum DSM 23162 = LMG 24588 contains these coding sequences:
- a CDS encoding GDP-L-fucose synthase family protein codes for MATSIQKDSKIYIAGHRGLVGSAVLKKLKEEGYKNLITKTHQELDLINQKAVQEFFKKEKPEVVIFCAAKVGGMLAQLKQRGNFLYENLMMQSNVIHSAYENGCKRLLFIASFCIYPEFAQLPIKENALFQGDLQYNNEPYGIAKIAGVKMCEFYSLQYGLDYLSIAPISVYGAEDRFDFLSSHVQAAIFRKIYLAKLLNEGKYNELLKDLRHYEHISDINAAKAYLKSYNIDENEVILLGTGKVSREFLHCDDLAQACVYFMENTSFKQCLENENGKMKNSQINIGTGELVSIAELAFLIKEIVDFKGKISFENKAQNDGTIKKLSDFNKAKRLGWSGAKIGLKEGLTQMYEAYVSKFL; via the coding sequence ATGGCAACATCAATACAAAAAGATTCTAAAATTTACATCGCAGGACATAGGGGGCTTGTGGGTTCAGCTGTCTTAAAAAAGCTTAAAGAAGAGGGTTATAAGAATCTCATCACAAAAACACATCAAGAATTAGACCTTATCAATCAAAAAGCTGTGCAAGAATTCTTTAAAAAAGAAAAGCCCGAAGTGGTGATTTTTTGTGCTGCAAAAGTAGGGGGAATGTTGGCTCAACTTAAACAAAGAGGAAATTTCCTTTACGAAAATCTTATGATGCAAAGTAATGTAATCCATAGTGCCTATGAAAATGGTTGTAAAAGATTGCTTTTTATTGCTAGTTTTTGTATCTACCCTGAATTTGCACAATTACCGATTAAAGAAAATGCTCTGTTTCAAGGAGATTTACAATACAACAACGAACCCTATGGAATTGCAAAAATTGCAGGAGTTAAAATGTGTGAATTTTATAGTTTGCAATATGGACTTGATTATTTGAGTATAGCTCCTATAAGTGTTTATGGGGCAGAAGACAGATTTGATTTTCTAAGCTCTCATGTCCAAGCGGCTATTTTTAGAAAAATTTATCTTGCTAAGCTCCTTAATGAGGGCAAATATAACGAACTTTTAAAGGATTTAAGGCACTATGAACATATAAGTGATATTAATGCGGCAAAGGCTTATTTAAAGTCTTATAATATCGATGAAAATGAAGTTATTTTGTTAGGCACAGGTAAGGTCAGTAGGGAATTTTTACATTGTGATGATTTGGCACAAGCTTGTGTATATTTTATGGAGAATACAAGCTTTAAGCAATGTTTGGAAAATGAAAATGGAAAAATGAAAAATTCACAAATCAATATAGGCACAGGAGAGCTTGTTTCTATAGCAGAACTTGCATTTTTAATTAAAGAAATTGTGGATTTTAAAGGCAAAATTTCTTTTGAAAATAAGGCACAAAATGATGGCACGATTAAAAAACTCTCCGACTTTAATAAAGCAAAAAGATTAGGCTGGAGTGGTGCTAAAATAGGCTTAAAAGAGGGATTAACGCAAATGTATGAAGCTTATGTCAGTAAATTTTTATAA
- a CDS encoding dTDP-4-dehydrorhamnose 3,5-epimerase family protein, with amino-acid sequence MAAEFEICESKLLKGVYIIKPNKFKDFRGEIYTAFLSEEIDKLLPKPLKFIQDKFTLSHRNVLRGIHGDHKSYKLVTCVWGEIEQVVVDCRKDSPTYLKWEKWTINADNQLLIFIPPFFGNAHYAKTDEVLFYYKWAYEGDYVDAEEQFTYAYNDERIGIDWGGICPILSERDMKHLKDAQ; translated from the coding sequence ATGGCAGCAGAATTTGAGATTTGCGAATCAAAGCTTTTAAAGGGCGTTTATATCATAAAACCTAATAAATTTAAGGACTTTAGAGGTGAAATTTACACAGCTTTTTTGAGCGAAGAGATAGACAAGCTTTTACCAAAACCTTTAAAATTTATACAAGATAAATTCACCCTTTCTCATCGTAATGTTTTAAGAGGAATTCATGGTGATCATAAATCCTATAAGCTTGTTACTTGTGTTTGGGGCGAGATAGAGCAAGTTGTGGTGGATTGTCGCAAAGATTCTCCAACTTATCTTAAATGGGAAAAATGGACAATCAACGCAGACAATCAGCTTCTTATCTTTATCCCGCCTTTTTTTGGTAATGCACATTATGCAAAAACCGATGAAGTTTTATTTTATTACAAATGGGCTTATGAGGGGGACTATGTTGATGCAGAGGAGCAATTCACTTATGCGTACAATGATGAGAGAATCGGTATTGATTGGGGTGGGATTTGCCCGATTCTTTCAGAAAGAGATATGAAACACCTAAAGGACGCTCAATGA